TCGGGGCAGTGGAACGCCGCGCTGTATCGCTGCGAGATCTCCGGAACCACGGCGACGCCGACGCGTATCGGGTCCGGCGTCCACGCCGACGTGCACGCGATCCGCCTCGGCGAGGTGGTGACGCCCGGCACGAAGCGCTCGGTCTGGGTCGGGTGCGACGGCGGGCTGTTCCGCTCCGACGCCGACGGCGACGCGGACTCCTTCACCGCGGTCAACGACGGGCTGGCCGTGCTGGAGCCGGGATTCGTGGCGAGCCACCCGACCAACCCGGGCATCGTCGTGGCGGGCTTCCAGGACAACGGCACCGCGCTGCGGGTGGGCGACACTGTGTGGCGGCAGACGTTCCGCGGCGACGGCGGCGGCGTCACGTGGGACCCGGCCGGCACTCGCTACATGCGGCAGTACATCCACGCCGACTGGAGCAGCAGCACGAAGGGCGCGGTCGCCCCGGTGCTGCGCCGCGGCGCGTGGACGAAGACGGGGTCCACGCTGGTGACGTCGGAGTCGCTGGAGGACGGGGCGTCGCAGTTCTACTCGGGCGCGGACAGCGTCGTTCACGGTGGTCTCACCCACTTCGCGATGGGTACCGACCGGGTCTGGTACACCACCGACTGGGGCGGGTCGTGGGTGACGCTGCCGAGCGCGACCGACCCACGGGCCCACGACCGCCCGGACCTCAAGCAGGACGTGTACAACCCCAGCGTCCCGTTGGACGCCAACAAGGCCCCGGCGCCGACGTACGCCGACACCGTCGGATCGACCGACTCGTGCAGCAGCACGTACACCGGCGACGCCTACACCGGGACCGGCCTGCTGGCGGTGCGGTTCGCGACGCCGCCGGACAGCGGCGGGACGCACACGCTGCGGGTGCTGGCGCTCTATCCCCAGGGGCTGGGCTGGTACACGGGGACACGGGCGACATCGGCGACGGGTGCGTTCTCGTGGGCCAAGCCCTCTCCGTCCACGCCGCTGATCCAGCAGGTGTTCCGCGAGCCGGCGGCGGCCGACGCCGCCGCGATGGCGGCCGGTGGCCCGCTGACGTCGCTGCCGCCGGGCAACGGGGTGAGCGACCTCGCCGTGCACGACGCCGGGCGCGGGGCGCTCGGCTCCTGCTATGTGGCGACGACCGGGGGCGCCGACGCCGCGCACGACACGTTGTGGTTCTTCGACGGCGACGGCACGTGGTGGGCCTGCGGGGTGACGAGGGTGATCGCCGGCCGTACGTCGTGGACGGGCTCGCCGTCGAGCGCGCCGGCGCTGGCCGTCGAGGTCGACCCCACGGACAGCTCGACGGTCTATGTCGGCACCAGCGTCGGCGTGCTGCGCGGGCGGCTCACGATCGGGTCGAGCGGCGGGAACCCGACGTACTCATGGGCCTGGGAGCGGATCACCAACGGCCTGCCCGAGTGCGCGGTGCAGGACCTGTCGGTGTTCGCCTCCGGTGGGGTGCGCCTGCTGCGGGCGGCGCTGCAGGCGCGCGGTATCTACGAGCTGGACCTGAGCGGGCCGGCGGTGCCGCTGACGTACCTGCGGCTGTATCCCTCGGACACCCGTCGCGTGCTGCCGAGCGTGGTCAACGGGGACCTGCTGAGCGGCGAGCCCGGCTCGGCGCACTGGGACGAGAGCCCCGACGTCGTGGTGGACACCTCGGGCACGACGTGGTCCGCCCCGCCGTCGGAGGCGGCGCTGCTCGGGATGCTGCCCAGCCCGGGTGAGCGCGGGGCTCGCGCCAGCGTCGAGGTCCCCGGGGACACGGCGGCCGTGCACGTGCTGGTCCACCACCGGGCGGGGTCGGCTGTCGCCGCCGGGCAGGTTCGGGTCGCGCTGCTGCGCCACGACCTGCCGGACGACGGCGTCGTCCCGATCTCAGCGCTCTGGCCGGTCCTGGTGAGCGCGGCCGGCTCGGGCACGCCGCCGGTGACGCTGCCCGACGGCTGGACTTCGGCGTCGTCGGCGCTGTGGCAGAGCCCGGTCGCCGACATCGACGTACGTCGTCCCGTCGCCGTCACCTTCTCCGTCGACTTCTCGGCCCTGTCGACCGCGATCGTCCTGCTGGCCGTCGTGATGAGCGGGACCGACCAGATCAGCAGCAGCGACCTCACCCTGTCCTCGACCCTCACCGCCACCACCGCCGACCAGCTCGTGCTGGCCTCGCCCCACGCCGGCGCCCGTACCGTCGAACCCCGCTCCTTCAACGCCTGGACCTGACCACTTCCCCCGTCTTGTGGCGGGTTCTCCGTCACTACCCGGGCTGCGAGTGACGTGTAGCCCGCCACAAGTGCGCTGTCGAAGAGGCCGGGGCGTGACCCGGGCCGCGCCGTCCCGTCAACCCTCGTCCCGCCCGTCCCTTTCGAATGAACGCGACGTTGCTTCGGACCTATTGGAGGAATGTCGCGTTCATTCGAAGCAGGGGGACGGAGGGGGAGGCGGGTGAGGGGGCGGGGGGGGGGCTCTCAGAAAGCTCTTACGGCGGGGGCCGATCCTTTGCGGATGCTGGCCAGCGTCACCCGCTCCACCCGGCCCGTGGTTCGTCGGCTCGATGTGGCTGCGCGTACCGTTGATCGCAGGCGCACCGCTCGCTCGGGAGCCGGTGCGGTGCGTGTCTCGGGGTCCCTCGTCGCATGAGCGCGGTGATGGACGAGCCCCCGGGGTGGGACGAGGTGGACGTGGGCGGGAGGCTGCTGCTCGTCGAGGACGAGCGCGACCTGGCGTCGATGCTGCACCGGCTGCTGACCTCTGAGGGCTACGACGTCGACATCGCCCCGGACGGGCAGGCCGGCCTGCACCTCGGGCTGACGCGCGCCTACGACGGGCTGATCATCGACCGCGGGCTGCCGGCGATCGAGGGGCTCGACCTGCTGGGCCGGCTGCGCCGCAAGGGCGTACGGGCGCCCGCGATGATGCTGACCGCGCGCTCGGCGGTCGCCGATCGCGTCGAGGGGCTGGACGCGGGCGCGCAGGACTACCTGACCAAGCCGTTCGACATCGACGAGTTCCTGGCCCGGGTACGTGCCCTGCTGCGCCGCCCCGACGAGCTCGACGTCGGCGCCGACGTGGTCGCCGTCGGGTCGCGGCGGCTGGTCCTCTCCTCGCGCACCGTCGTCCAGCCCGACGGCGAGGAGGTCCCGCTGTCCGCCCGTGAGTGCGACCTGCTGCTGACCCTGGCTCGCCTGCCGCAGCGGGTCTTCAGCCGGGGGGAGCTGCTCGAGAAGGTCTTCGACGGCGCGAAGGGCGAGTCGATCGTGGACACTTACGTGTCGTACGTGCGTCGCAAGCTCGGCCCTGACGTCGTCCTCACCGTCCGCGGCACCGGATACCGGCTGGGCAGGGGATGACGCGCAGCGAGGACCGCCTGCTTCGACGCGCCCGGCTGCAGCTGACCCTTCTCACCTGGGCGGCGATCACGGTCGTCCTCATGGCGGTGGGCGGGGTGGCGCTGTTCTACGTCAGCCGCGAGCAGGACCACGACCTGCACGCGGCGCTGCAGTCGGCGGTGGAGTTCGGGCCGCGGGTGTCCTCGGCGTACTCCGACGACGTCAAGGTCGCCGTCGTCACCCCGAGCGGTACCCAGGTCTCGCCCGACTCACCGGCCGGGCTGCCCGTGCAGGCCGGGATCGCGGCCGCGCGGGTCAAGGGCAGCGACGAACGCAACGTGACCCTTGGTCGTACCCAGCTGCGGGTGCTCACCGAGGTGCAGGGCGACCGCGTGGTCCAGGCGGTGGTGTCCCGCGAGGACGAGAGCGACGAGCGCGAGCGGCTCCTCTCGGCGCTGGCCATCGCCGAGATCCTCGGCCTGCTGGCCGCCGTGGTGGTCGGCTGGTTCGTCGCCCGCCGGGCCATCGCCCCGCTCGGGCAGGCGATGGAGCGGCAGCGCCGGTTCGTGGCCGACGCCTCGCACGAGCTGCGTACGCCGCTCACGGTGCTCACCACCCGGGCCCAGATGCTCGAACGCGCCCTGCGCCCGAACGAGACCGAGACCATCACGCACGCCGAGGCGCAGGCGCTGGTGTCCGACGCCAAGCGGATGGCCGACGTCGTCGACGACCTGCTGGTCTCCGCCTCCCTCGAGGCCCGGCCCTCGACGCGGGAGGACATCGACCTGGTGGCTCTGGCCCGTACGTCGGTACGTGCGATGGCGCCACACGCCGGCCAGCTCGGCGTCGACCTGGCGGGGCCGCCCGAGGACGCCGCCCCGGCGGTCGTACCGGGTGCCGAGCGCCCGTTGCGCCGGGTCGTCGACGCGTTGGTGGACAACGCGCTCGGGCACACCCCGAAGGGCGGGCATGTCGCCGTGGGCGTCGCGCCGCGCGGGTCGGACTGGGTGGAGCTGTCCGTCGCCGACGACGGCGCGGGCCTGGACCCGGCGCAGGCGGAGCGGCTGTTCGCCCGCTTCGCCCGAGGGGCCAGCGACACCCAGGTCGACGGATCGAAGCGCCGATTCGGGCTCGGGCTCGCCCTGGTGCGCGAGGTGGTCGAGGCCCACCGCGGCCGCGTCGAGGTCGAGGGAGCGCCAGGCCACGGCGCAACCTTCCGCGTCCTGCTGCCCCGAGCCTGACCCCGCCTTGTGCTCCGAATGAACGCGGCGTTCTTCCAATAGGTCCGACTGAACGCCGCGTTCATTCCAATCCCGTTGCGATGAACGCCACGTTCATCGCCAAGACAAGAGCCAAGAAAAGAGACGGTACGAGGCGGCGCCGTCAGAGCTTGCGGAGGACGGCGACCACGCGGCCGAGGATCTGGGCCTGGTCGCCGTCGATCGGCTCGTACGCCGAGTTGTGCGGCATCAGCCAGACATGCCCGTCCTTGCGCTTGAACGTCTTCACGGTCGCCTCGCCGTCGATCATCGCCGCGACGATCTCGCCGTTCTCCGCCGTCGGCGTCTGGCGCACCACGACCCAGTCGCCGTCACAGATCGCGGCGTCGACCATCGAGTCGCCGTGGACCTCGAGCAGGTACAGCGGCCGCCCCGACTCTTCCGGGTCGCCCACGATCTGACGGGGGAGCGGGAACACGTCCTCGACCGCCTGCTCGGCCAGGATCGGCCCGCCCGCCGCGATGCGTCCGACGACAGGGACGTACGCCGGCCTCGGTACTCCCGCTCCCGACGCCGCCGCGTCCGCCAGCACCGCCTCGTCCTCCAGCGAGCCGCCGACCCCGGGCACCTCGGGCATCCGGATGTCGATCGCGCGGCCCAGGCGCGGGTCGCGGCGGATGTAGCCGCGCTTCTCCAGCTGGCGCAACTGGTGCGCCACGCTCGACGGCGAGGCCAGCCCGACCAGCTCGCCGAGCTCGCGCACCGAGGGGGGATAGCCCCGCTTGTTCACCGAGTCGCGGATCGCCTCGAGCATCATCCGCTGGCGGGCGGTCAGGCCGGCGCCGTCGGGCGGGCCGTCGGGCAGCTCGTGGACCGTCTGAGCGTCGGGCTCGTGGGTCTCGGCCATGCTCGGTCGCCTCCTCGGGGCTCGGACCACCGGTGCCCGGTGATCGACACCCCTGACGATAGGCGCTCGGCCCGACGATCCTCAAACACCTGTTCGATCGCGTGTCGGCGTGTCGGGGACCGCTGTCGGAGCGCGGTGATAGAACCGTACGTGCGTTCGATCGAACGCGTGTACGGCGCAGGAGGAGGCGGCGATGGCCACGATGACGGTGAGCAGCTCGGAGGTTCGGCGCGCGGAGCGTTCCGTGGGTGGTCGGCAGCCGCGGGGTCGCGCGGCGGATACGCGGGCCCACTCAGAACGAACGTACGCCGATCGCGGGCCGGGGGGCTTCGAGCGGACGTACGGCGGGCGCGAGCCGTTGCGCCTGACCCGGCGTGGGCGGGTCGTGATCGTCGTCGTGCTCGCGCTCGTCGCGACCGGCGTCGCGGGGCTGCTGCACGGCGCGCCGACCCAGGCAAGCGACCGCCCGACCGATGTCACGCCGCGAGCCAGCGTGGTCGTGCACCCGGGGGAGACGCTGTGGCAGATCGCGCGTCGCGTCGCGCCGCAGACCGACCCCCGGGTCACCGTGCACCGCATCGAGGAGCTGAACAACCTCACCAGCGCCGCCGTCCCGGCTGGCGAGCGCCTGTACGTCCCCAGCCGCTGACCCCCGCCGGACCCCACTGCGCGTCCATGGGGCGGTCTGACCCGCCCGACCCTGGGTGGATCGAGGAGGCGGTGTGGATGGGAGAGCAGGCGGTGTGGGTCAGATGGCGGTGTCGATCGAGGAGGCGAGAGCCTAGGAGGCGAGGGCCTTCGCCTTGAGGGTGTCGTACTCCTGCTGCGTGATCGCCCCGGAGTCGAGCAGGCTCTTGGCATGCACGATCTGTTCCGCTGCGCTGGCCCCGGCCCCGCTGCTGAGCTGGGACAGCTGCGCGACCTGCATGGCCTCGGCGCGGTCGGCCCGGTGGGCGCGCTCGGCCATCCCGCTGCCGCGGGCGATGAAGTACACGAGTGCCGTGAGCAGCGGGAAGATGAACAGGAAGATCGCCCACGCGGCCTTGGCCCAGCCACTGGTGTCCGGGTCGCGGATCAGGTCCGTGATGATGAA
This genomic stretch from Actinomycetes bacterium harbors:
- the lexA gene encoding transcriptional repressor LexA, with the translated sequence MAETHEPDAQTVHELPDGPPDGAGLTARQRMMLEAIRDSVNKRGYPPSVRELGELVGLASPSSVAHQLRQLEKRGYIRRDPRLGRAIDIRMPEVPGVGGSLEDEAVLADAAASGAGVPRPAYVPVVGRIAAGGPILAEQAVEDVFPLPRQIVGDPEESGRPLYLLEVHGDSMVDAAICDGDWVVVRQTPTAENGEIVAAMIDGEATVKTFKRKDGHVWLMPHNSAYEPIDGDQAQILGRVVAVLRKL
- a CDS encoding PLDc N-terminal domain-containing protein, with amino-acid sequence MSFGDVLWSIIVAAAFVGYLIIVFFIITDLIRDPDTSGWAKAAWAIFLFIFPLLTALVYFIARGSGMAERAHRADRAEAMQVAQLSQLSSGAGASAAEQIVHAKSLLDSGAITQQEYDTLKAKALAS
- a CDS encoding HAMP domain-containing sensor histidine kinase, encoding MTRSEDRLLRRARLQLTLLTWAAITVVLMAVGGVALFYVSREQDHDLHAALQSAVEFGPRVSSAYSDDVKVAVVTPSGTQVSPDSPAGLPVQAGIAAARVKGSDERNVTLGRTQLRVLTEVQGDRVVQAVVSREDESDERERLLSALAIAEILGLLAAVVVGWFVARRAIAPLGQAMERQRRFVADASHELRTPLTVLTTRAQMLERALRPNETETITHAEAQALVSDAKRMADVVDDLLVSASLEARPSTREDIDLVALARTSVRAMAPHAGQLGVDLAGPPEDAAPAVVPGAERPLRRVVDALVDNALGHTPKGGHVAVGVAPRGSDWVELSVADDGAGLDPAQAERLFARFARGASDTQVDGSKRRFGLGLALVREVVEAHRGRVEVEGAPGHGATFRVLLPRA
- a CDS encoding LysM peptidoglycan-binding domain-containing protein produces the protein MATMTVSSSEVRRAERSVGGRQPRGRAADTRAHSERTYADRGPGGFERTYGGREPLRLTRRGRVVIVVVLALVATGVAGLLHGAPTQASDRPTDVTPRASVVVHPGETLWQIARRVAPQTDPRVTVHRIEELNNLTSAAVPAGERLYVPSR
- a CDS encoding response regulator transcription factor — encoded protein: MSAVMDEPPGWDEVDVGGRLLLVEDERDLASMLHRLLTSEGYDVDIAPDGQAGLHLGLTRAYDGLIIDRGLPAIEGLDLLGRLRRKGVRAPAMMLTARSAVADRVEGLDAGAQDYLTKPFDIDEFLARVRALLRRPDELDVGADVVAVGSRRLVLSSRTVVQPDGEEVPLSARECDLLLTLARLPQRVFSRGELLEKVFDGAKGESIVDTYVSYVRRKLGPDVVLTVRGTGYRLGRG